Genomic window (Gemmatimonadaceae bacterium):
CAGCCGTTGCACGGGTGGAAAGTGCGTATGGGGACAGAAACCTTGTCTGCTCCTGCCCACCGACGGACGATTACGCTGACAGCACGGTCCTCACAGGAATCTCGGGCGATCCGGGGGGAGCCACTTCCGGCGCGGACTGAGGCTGATTACCCCATGTGGCCCGAATACGCTGCGGCGTCCATCAGTGTGTCTACATCCGATGAATTGTCGATGCGCATACGGATCATCCACCCCGCACCGTATGGATCGCTGTTGATCAGCGCGGGTTCCTGATCGAGCCGTGAGTTCACCTCGGTAACTTCTCCCGCCAGCGGAGCAAAAAGCTCCGAGACTGCTTTCACGGCCTCAATGGTTCCGAAAACGTCATGTCTGGCGAGCTTCGTGCCGACGGACGGCAGCTCGACGAAGACAACGTCGCCCAGCTCGCCCTGTGCGTAGTCGGTGATTCCGACTTCAACAGTCCCGTCCGCCGTAGTCCGCACGTATTCGTGCTCTTCGG
Coding sequences:
- the gcvH gene encoding glycine cleavage system protein GcvH, with the translated sequence MANIPDDLKFTEEHEYVRTTADGTVEVGITDYAQGELGDVVFVELPSVGTKLARHDVFGTIEAVKAVSELFAPLAGEVTEVNSRLDQEPALINSDPYGAGWMIRMRIDNSSDVDTLMDAAAYSGHMG